One Halobaculum roseum DNA segment encodes these proteins:
- a CDS encoding ATP-binding protein encodes MTADEAAGPADDRLRSLYAATRELMSATTRAELCRVVVDVSERVLGYPLTGVHLQGDDGHGLVPMAYPAPVRERFEGEPPTYAPGDDVYEVYEREEPLRLGAVADRRSAAHRGIVVPIPDHGVLIAGTEPPEEPDDARLDFVETLGEHAAVALDGLERESRLNGLHETTRELMEARDSAAVAASATNTAHEVLDLRLNAVYLRASDGERLVPVSVTSETRELYGDVPDITPGSVGWTVYDAGEQRVLPDVRRSPDVDDPASAIRSLLVMPLGDHGVFLAGSERPGRFDDGDVALTQLFADTVEAALDRAEREALVRRREGELTRQNERLDEFASVVSHDLRNPLNVAQGRLELLADDCDSPHIARMETAHERMGALIDDLLALARTGRSVGDTEPVSLERTVLDVWNTVDGGGSLSVADDVGYVDADASRLRELLENLVRNAVDHAGDDVTVTVGRIDGVGRSGFYVADDGPGIPPDRRETVFERGHTTADDGTGFGLAIVAEIAGAHGWSVRATDADAGGARFEVVVADTAE; translated from the coding sequence ATGACGGCCGACGAGGCCGCGGGCCCCGCCGACGACCGGCTCCGGTCGCTGTACGCGGCGACGCGGGAACTCATGAGCGCGACGACCCGTGCGGAGCTGTGTCGCGTCGTCGTGGACGTGAGCGAGCGCGTGCTCGGCTACCCGCTGACCGGCGTTCACCTCCAGGGGGACGACGGACACGGGCTCGTCCCGATGGCGTACCCGGCGCCGGTCCGCGAGCGCTTTGAGGGGGAGCCGCCGACGTACGCCCCCGGCGACGACGTGTACGAGGTGTACGAACGCGAGGAGCCGCTTCGCCTGGGCGCCGTGGCCGACCGACGGTCGGCGGCCCACCGCGGGATCGTGGTTCCCATCCCGGATCACGGCGTGTTGATCGCGGGGACCGAGCCGCCGGAGGAGCCGGACGACGCCCGTCTCGACTTCGTCGAGACGTTGGGCGAACACGCCGCCGTCGCGCTCGACGGCCTCGAGCGTGAGTCGCGGCTGAACGGCCTCCACGAGACGACGCGGGAGCTGATGGAAGCGCGCGACAGCGCCGCCGTCGCCGCGTCGGCGACGAACACCGCCCACGAGGTGCTCGATCTCCGGCTGAACGCCGTGTACCTCAGGGCGAGCGACGGCGAGCGGCTCGTCCCGGTGAGCGTGACGAGCGAGACGCGGGAACTGTACGGCGACGTGCCCGACATCACGCCCGGGAGCGTCGGCTGGACGGTGTACGACGCCGGCGAGCAGCGAGTGCTTCCGGACGTCCGGCGGTCGCCGGACGTCGACGATCCGGCGTCGGCGATCCGCAGCCTGCTCGTGATGCCGCTGGGCGACCACGGCGTCTTTCTCGCGGGAAGCGAGCGCCCCGGACGGTTCGACGACGGCGACGTGGCGCTGACGCAGCTGTTCGCCGACACGGTCGAGGCCGCCCTCGATCGGGCCGAACGAGAGGCGCTCGTCAGACGGCGCGAGGGCGAACTCACCCGACAGAACGAACGGCTCGACGAGTTCGCGAGCGTCGTCTCACACGACCTCCGCAACCCGCTCAACGTCGCCCAGGGCCGCCTCGAACTGCTCGCCGACGACTGCGACAGCCCGCACATCGCCCGGATGGAGACCGCCCACGAGCGGATGGGCGCGCTCATCGACGACCTGCTGGCGCTCGCGCGCACCGGGCGATCCGTCGGCGACACCGAGCCGGTGTCGCTGGAGCGGACCGTCCTCGACGTGTGGAACACGGTCGACGGCGGCGGGTCGCTGTCGGTCGCCGACGACGTGGGGTACGTCGACGCCGACGCCTCCCGGCTGCGGGAGCTGTTGGAGAACCTCGTCCGCAACGCCGTCGACCACGCCGGCGACGACGTGACCGTGACGGTCGGCCGGATCGACGGGGTCGGCCGTTCGGGCTTCTACGTCGCCGACGACGGGCCGGGGATCCCCCCGGACCGCCGCGAGACCGTGTTCGAACGGGGACACACGACCGCCGACGACGGCACCGGCTTCGGCCTCGCGATCGTCGCGGAGATCGCCGGCGCCCACGGCTGGTCGGTCCGCGCGACCGACGCGGACGCCGGCGGCGCGCGGTTCGAGGTCGTCGTCGCCGATACCGCGGAGTGA
- a CDS encoding heme-binding protein, whose product MAKPPRTEEGWYALHDFRTVDWDAWRAAPEREREAAVEEGVAYLEEHERVVDAEEGASAVFSVLGHKADLMIVHFRPTLDALSAAERRFESTALAEFTDQPTSYVSVTEVSDYVSDSYFDDGEEETDEGIRRYIEGKLKPDIPDTEYVSFYPMSRKREAEQNWYTLEYEERSDLLSAHGEIGREYAGKIKQVIASSVGLDDYEWGVTLFGGDPADIKDIVYEMRFDEASAEYGEFGPFYVGRRFPPTDLSAYLDGEQVPTGEHESGGHRHGDADAHGEGGHHHGGHGDGDGSHHGGGEGGHHSGDGDGGHHGGDADDGSGDAAEEESIRAELEDLDIYAGKPHGEDVFATVLYSEADADELFEEVDGLRKNFDHYGTHVKTAVYEGNETDRAAVVSIWETASAAETAAGFLSELPGIVERAGEESGFGTMGMFYTVKPEHRGDFVEKFGVVGDTLEDLDGHYETDLMVNREDENDMFIASQWASREDAMDFFRSDAFRDTVSWGRDVLADRPRHVFLA is encoded by the coding sequence ATGGCGAAGCCCCCACGCACCGAAGAGGGTTGGTACGCGCTGCACGACTTCCGAACCGTCGACTGGGACGCGTGGCGTGCGGCCCCGGAGCGCGAGCGCGAGGCGGCCGTCGAGGAGGGGGTCGCATATCTCGAGGAACACGAACGCGTCGTCGACGCCGAGGAGGGCGCCTCGGCCGTGTTCTCGGTGCTCGGCCACAAGGCCGACCTCATGATCGTCCACTTCCGGCCGACGCTGGACGCGCTGTCGGCGGCCGAGCGCCGCTTCGAGTCGACGGCGCTGGCGGAGTTCACCGACCAGCCGACCTCGTACGTCTCGGTGACGGAGGTCTCCGACTACGTCTCGGACAGCTACTTCGACGACGGCGAGGAGGAGACCGACGAGGGCATCCGTCGGTACATCGAGGGGAAGCTGAAGCCGGACATCCCGGACACGGAGTACGTCTCCTTCTACCCGATGAGCCGCAAGCGGGAGGCCGAGCAGAACTGGTACACCCTCGAGTACGAGGAGCGCTCGGACCTCCTGTCGGCCCACGGCGAGATCGGCCGCGAGTACGCCGGCAAGATCAAGCAGGTGATCGCCTCGTCGGTCGGCCTCGACGACTACGAGTGGGGCGTCACCCTGTTCGGCGGCGACCCCGCCGACATCAAGGACATCGTCTACGAGATGCGCTTCGACGAGGCCTCCGCCGAGTACGGCGAGTTCGGCCCGTTCTACGTCGGCCGGCGCTTCCCGCCGACGGACCTGAGCGCGTATCTCGACGGCGAGCAGGTGCCGACGGGCGAGCACGAGTCCGGCGGCCACCGCCACGGCGACGCGGACGCCCACGGCGAGGGCGGACACCACCACGGCGGTCACGGCGACGGCGACGGCAGCCATCACGGCGGCGGCGAGGGTGGGCACCACAGCGGCGACGGCGACGGCGGCCATCACGGCGGCGACGCGGACGACGGGAGCGGCGACGCCGCCGAAGAGGAGAGCATCCGGGCGGAGCTGGAGGACCTCGACATCTACGCCGGCAAGCCCCACGGCGAGGACGTGTTCGCGACGGTCCTCTACTCCGAGGCGGACGCCGACGAACTCTTCGAGGAGGTCGACGGGCTGCGGAAGAACTTCGACCACTACGGCACCCACGTGAAGACGGCGGTGTACGAGGGCAACGAGACCGACCGCGCGGCGGTCGTGAGCATCTGGGAGACCGCCAGCGCGGCCGAAACGGCCGCCGGGTTCCTCTCGGAGCTGCCGGGGATCGTCGAGCGCGCCGGCGAGGAGTCCGGCTTCGGGACGATGGGGATGTTCTACACGGTCAAGCCTGAGCACCGGGGAGACTTCGTCGAGAAGTTCGGCGTCGTCGGCGACACCCTCGAGGACCTGGACGGCCACTACGAGACGGACCTGATGGTGAACCGCGAGGACGAGAACGACATGTTCATCGCCAGCCAGTGGGCCTCCCGCGAGGACGCGATGGACTTCTTCCGCTCGGACGCCTTCCGCGACACCGTCTCGTGGGGCCGTGACGTGCTCGCCGACCGGCCGCGCCACGTGTTCCTGGCGTGA